GAACCATCCTCCATTACAATAGTAACCAACGGATTTTTGTCCTTGACTCCTTTTTCCGTAACAACCTTTGTTTGTGTTTTAACATCTTTAGAGGTTGTATCACTATTTTTCTGAACTATATTACCACATCCACTAGCAAAAACAACAAAAATCAATGTAAATAATATCATACTTTTTTTAATTAATTTCATTCGTTTCATTATTTAAACTCTCCTTTTAACAATTTATGTAACATAACTTATGTTTTTCTCTGTAAATTCTTTTAGACACTTGATTTAAGTAATTCCATATTTCCTTCAATGTTATATTCTGTCCCTTTTGATATGTAAACTGTCTCTTCTTCTTTTAGATTCATTTTCTTTTTGTTAGCTTTTATTACTCCCTCACCACTTATTACAGTATAGCTATGGAAGTTTTCATTAACAATATCTATATAACTACTTTTAACAATAATTTTTTCAACCTTAAAATAAGGAGTCTCGAGTTTTACAAAGCTTTCGATTCTTCCACCTTTATTTTTTCCTTCGTAATCTATAACATCTAGGGATTTTTCAATATGGACCTCTCTACCACGTCCCCAGTCATGAAGCCTATAAGTAATATTACTGTTTTGCTGTACTTCAATAAGCTTTACACCAGACTCTATAGCATGCACTGTACCTGCTGGTATATAGATAAAATCCCCTCTTTTAATATAAATGCGCTCTAAATACTCTTCTAATTTATCTTCTTTTATAATTTGTCTTAACTTTTCTTTATTTAGACCCTTCTTTATTCCCGATACTAAAGTTGCACCCTCTTTTGCTTCGAGTACATACCAGCACTCTGTCTTTCCATTAGCGTTTTCAACCCTTTTAGCGTAAGCATCATTAGGATGTACTTGTACAGATAAAGTATCTTCCGCCTTTATAATTTTATTTAATATAGGGAAATCATTGCCACAACCTAGGATCTGAGATAATTCTTGCCCTCTA
This window of the Clostridium estertheticum genome carries:
- a CDS encoding type I phosphomannose isomerase catalytic subunit → MSEGMVLKLEPYLNEKIWGWEKWVLSCHEDGKSTIKEGIYRGQELSQILGCGNDFPILNKIIKAEDTLSVQVHPNDAYAKRVENANGKTECWYVLEAKEGATLVSGIKKGLNKEKLRQIIKEDKLEEYLERIYIKRGDFIYIPAGTVHAIESGVKLIEVQQNSNITYRLHDWGRGREVHIEKSLDVIDYEGKNKGGRIESFVKLETPYFKVEKIIVKSSYIDIVNENFHSYTVISGEGVIKANKKKMNLKEEETVYISKGTEYNIEGNMELLKSSV